A genomic window from Terrisporobacter glycolicus ATCC 14880 = DSM 1288 includes:
- the jag gene encoding RNA-binding cell elongation regulator Jag/EloR, with amino-acid sequence MKNQENLTAMQNQTKKIEITSKTKEEAIQSALLELGVEEKDIEVKVIQNPSKGFLGFLGAKDGIYEVTVIKKEEIEIAKEFIENILLKSKISAKVNATQEDNLIKISIEGKEATCLIGRRGETLDAVQFLTGLALNKINKDSRMRVLVDIENYRNKREESLVRYARKVAREVAKTRRTKKLDYMNPYERRIVHSALQNDKYVITYSEGTDPYRRLVIEYKR; translated from the coding sequence ATGAAAAATCAGGAAAACCTAACAGCAATGCAAAATCAAACAAAAAAGATAGAAATAACAAGTAAGACAAAAGAAGAAGCAATTCAATCAGCATTACTGGAATTAGGCGTTGAAGAAAAAGACATCGAAGTAAAGGTTATTCAAAATCCTTCTAAGGGGTTTCTAGGATTCCTAGGGGCTAAAGATGGGATATATGAAGTAACAGTAATAAAAAAAGAAGAAATAGAAATTGCTAAGGAATTTATAGAAAATATTCTATTAAAATCTAAGATAAGTGCTAAAGTTAATGCCACTCAAGAGGATAACTTAATTAAAATTAGCATAGAAGGAAAAGAAGCTACTTGTTTAATTGGAAGAAGAGGAGAAACTCTTGATGCAGTACAATTTTTAACTGGACTAGCTTTAAATAAAATCAATAAGGATTCTCGTATGAGAGTATTAGTTGATATAGAAAATTATAGAAATAAAAGAGAAGAATCATTAGTTAGATATGCTAGAAAAGTTGCTCGTGAAGTAGCAAAGACTAGAAGAACAAAAAAACTGGACTATATGAATCCTTATGAAAGAAGAATAGTTCATTCAGCTTTACAAAATGATAAGTATGTAATTACTTACAGTGAAGGAACAGATCCATATAGAAGACTAGTGATTGAATATAAAAGATAA